GACTGGTAACATCACCCAGTGGTACGGGAACAGTACTGGTCGTGACTGGAGGGCCCTGCAGAGGCTGCTGAGGTCAGCAGAGCAAATGCCTCCCTTCTCCTCACCTCCCAGGTCTCACAGCGCCCCCAGCAGGCATCGGTGGTGATGTGCAGGCTGCCGCATCCGGGCTTCCTGGCCAGGAAAATAAACTCCCGAACTGCACAACCAATGAAACGCCGCAGGTTGACTGCTGACACATGATTACGGGAATCTGGCTGCAGAGACATCCAGAGCAGGAAGCAGCTGAGCATCAGTCCAGACCTCCTGTGGGATGAAGAGGagtggagatgaaggagaaaatgTCTTCAGGTCAAATATCAAACGTTTACAATATGTtgtctttaaaacaataaaaggaaaatgcatcttttaaCTCAGAGTTTTCTAAAGGAACTTAAGATTAATATTGGTTTACATTTTTGGTAACTCGGCCAAGAATCAGTTAGATAGTAAACAAAAGTGTCAGAGGTAATACAACAATGAATCCTTACTGCAGAGTTTCTTCAGTGTAAATGTTTTCCTGGTTACTTGTGTTAAATCAGTAAAAATCATCTGTACTTTGCTACATTATTTTCTGTATCACTCACCCAGGTTGCTTTTTCCTTAGGAGGGTCATCTCAGCTGTAACTCACGTTGCTGtttgattcaaaataaaaaataatctgacaaCACTATAAAAAGTAGTTGAAGTTTCTGTCTAATGAGCAGCCACTGATAATTTTTAATTCTCAGATGTTAGAGTTTGTTCCAAAGCTACTCTCTTGCTGTGTGTTCCTCAGTCCTGAACTAACTGCTGATGGAGCTGACGGTGCAAACCAGGACTTTTTATCATCTCATGTCATGACAGCCAACAGCTGAAGTCCTCACCtcactcctcctcttctcccaGCTCCATGAACCCCCAGGAGGGCCTTCATACCTGTCACTGCACATCCAGGTTAGTCACCAGCTTCTTCCCACTCCATTACCTTAATTAGGGAAAGATTCTGTCCTTTTGTTGATAGTCATTCACACAGAAGAAGTGGAAGAACACACTCAAACACTGTTTCTACCCCTGTCTACTCTCACTCATGCAAGCTCAATTAGCTGGCTCCAGAAACCGGCCATGTTCCTGTTCTCACATGTAGCTGCAACAATTTCACCCACACTTATTGCCTGTTTCTCATTTAGCTTCACGTTTTTGTCAGTGACATCATAGCATATATTCAGACAGAAAATACAAGCTAGCTGTTACTTAGGCTGTGGCTACcttattacttattttattacttgCTACCTCATTTGATTACTTATTACAGACAGCACGGATGACGTGTTAGGGTTAGCAATGTTAGGCTCATAAGgaattaacaggtgagaggaagATGGACCTGAACAGGtggccagtccatcacaaaaccaacacagagagacaaacacccACTCACATCCATTCCTAACACGCATGTCTTTGTACGGTGGGATGTCTTTGTACCCACGcatgggagaacatgcaaactccacaatgAAAGGCAAactgttcgaacctcccccaactggttccaaccaaggtctgcagaatagcatctctgaacacacaacacgtccaaccttgaagcagacgGGCTACAGCAGCCcagacattttaaacattttaaatcaaactcCTCCTTTTCATCAGTGCACCACTCATACTCTATGATTATTTCGTAGCTAACAGCTCTTTAATGAATGACGTATCAGAAACTAGAATTTCCATCTCTATCAGTGGTCATGCACAAGTATGAGGGGCCggttgagacattattcagaattaccctctcacagacacatgtgaaatttaagtcattcacacattatactgaaacctctcgTATATCATACTGAGATCATTCACACgttatagtaaaacctctcatacactatactgaaactgcctcttatatacAATATTGAAATtctcttatatactatactgtattatatagtatatatagtaactgtgttattgtatttataacggtatattaaaatttgtttccgggacacagacattttcaacttgtcatcttgtttgcagaaagcatAGCAGGTGTTGCTTCTGTTCAGTGGCAGTGGGACTGTTTAATTCTATTCATGTGTCCATGAGTTTATGATGactaagtgaagcagctggcttctTCAATATtatactggcctcagcagagactATGATAAGGGTTAGGTCTAACGCGACAGCAACCAGATAACTGACAGTCACAACTCTGAATGAggacatgctaactagccacctagcataactcggccatTAAGATATGCAGTGCTGTCAAAGGAAGACCTGGACAGCACTGGACAACATACTCTTCACCTGTGTTTGGAATATTCTCCAGGATATGCCTTacagtgccccccccccccacaggccgagggccagcacgccacccggggggacccgggccgcccagacggccaccaccagaggccagccccacaccccagcgcccagccgcacaccccgagaaccagtcctgccccccccagaccaacacacacacacacaaacacacacactctccttccactcctccattcatcctcccacgcatacaccattcaaccctcacatactctgttctcccacacacacacaccatccttccaccatccatccttccacacacacaccatccttccaccatccatccttccacacacacaccatccttcctcccacacactcaccatccttccaccatacactctcccacacctaccccatcctcccacacacacatcatccctccactactcatcctcccacacatacaccatcctccctctcatacaccattcatccaccttcacacctcccacacacacacacacacaccatccttccactacccatcctcccacacatacatcattctcctacacatacaccgtcctccctctcctacaccaaacatccaccttcacgtaccccatcctcccacacacacacaccacccctccatcacccactctcccaaacatacaccactcccccacacacacaccatcctccctcccatacaccatccatcctcccgcacacacaccatccttccaccatccatcctcccacacactcccccatccctgcaccatacattctcccacacataccccatcctcccacacatacatcatccctccaccattcatcctcccacacccacaccaccccccctcccacacaccacgcatccacctccacacaccccaccctcccacacaccatccctccaccacccacaccactcccccacccagcgcaacaagcacacctcccacagccctacctgtgtatgtagtgaagagtgggggaggggaggggtcaggagatgtaggtccagaggggagtaggcctcccccctggaagacgacccgccagtggcctagggcgcccccgtcccccgccggccccgaagggcgtcactggcccggagcaggcaccctaacccaggcacgccacgaacccccccaggggccagccaccagcccaaggggccactttcctctttctgagtgggagggggcgaggcaaaggaagggaaccccaggcccacgcccccaacacccggccagggcgccccccagaggacacgtcctaaccccctgcaaacgcacacacacttttttttttttttttttttccccccagccactcacacaccctctcacacacctctatacaccaacacctcaatacgtgcacatacctccacacacacacttcacgcacatacctataaacacacacaccggtgcccacatacacacacactctcatacccctccatacacatacaccactacatacgcactcacatacatacctgcatatacacacaagcacctccatacatactcacgcctccacccactccttcactcctccacacacacctcgacctccacgtgcacacactcatatatacgcaccttcacacacacccacacacacctcccacatagacctccacacacacacccgcacaccactcacacacacatacacgcacacacctagaccttcatacacacccacacacatatagcacacacatccctctacacccacccacacaccagcatacctacagacacacacacacacacacacccacctatatacaaacacacccccacccaggttccggggctgcgaccaagcaccagggcacggaccaacccctggcacggcacatccggacgggcccagccccttAACAACTGTATTTCTGAAGGAAGACTGTATTTAAACTTCAACCAGCTGAGCTGCCTTcactgactcaaattaaatcatCCACGATACAGACTCAGAAACAAGTATAATCATTTCTGCTGCAGATGACTGAGTATTTTATTACCCAGATAAAACTGAAGCATCTCTTGGATAAACACAGTTCAATGCAAGTAAAACTTTGAATTCTCCACAACTTGAAACAGTTAAGGCCAAGATTCAAATTCCTTTCCTTATTGCCAGCTATCAGTGAAAGCACCTTCAGTTAGAGAAGCCACGGCTGAGATTGCTGCTCTGCTCTGAGACAAAGACCTCTAAATGGGCCTCTGATGGGTGGGCGTAACCCAGGTACATCACAATGGCAGAGTTTAGTTTAAACTGGTCTGATTTTATAAACCTTGCTCATTGTTTCCTGAGAGGCACAGAGTACGCTGCTGGACATCGCTggattttttcctcattttgctTTTGCTTCGTCAAGGCTTTTTGCTATGGCTCAAGACAACAAGTAAGTCAGACCAAACCTTTTCACTGCTCTTATTTCctgtattttattgttaaacatgttttatagtCACATACCTGTGGAAAACAGCAGTGTAGTTATCTGTACATGAACAATGTGTGTCATCTCTTTGTTACAGGAGCTACGATCGCCGTGTGGTTCACTGCCTGAAGTGCTTTAAGCCATGTGAGACCCTCTCTGTGCACCTCGCCAGGGtctgcatgaaaacaaacacaccagaGGAGCAGCAACAGGAATTATTGAAGGCCAAAGAGTCAACCAAGGCCTGGACTCGTGAGGGGAGGACCTGGGATTATGATCAAATCTGCCAGTGGTGTCCTCATGGTCCTTCCCGGTATGCTCTTGTAAAAGAGCTGAAAAGAAGAGGTTTCTTTGTCCCAAACATGTCCAAAGACATAGACTCTGCAGAAGCAGAGGAGACAACAGTAGCTGAGCAGCCATCAACCTCTGCTCCCCCACTTCcctctgcagaaaacaacaccgGTGA
This DNA window, taken from Melanotaenia boesemani isolate fMelBoe1 chromosome 24, fMelBoe1.pri, whole genome shotgun sequence, encodes the following:
- the LOC121635323 gene encoding glycoprotein hormone beta-5-like, whose protein sequence is MTLLRKKQPGRSGLMLSCFLLWMSLQPDSRNHVSAVNLRRFIGCAVREFIFLARKPGCGSLHITTDACWGRCETWEVRRREAFALLTSAASAGPSSHDQYCSRTTG